In the Gloeocapsa sp. PCC 73106 genome, GATTAGTGTTGTTGGTTTAGCCTAATTTTATCCCTGAAGATAATGAAATTAATTCACTTAAGATATAAGTTTCCCCTGGCGATATTTTTATCCCTCTGTCTCAATATCCTCATCGCTCCAGCAATCTTAGCAGCAGGAGGTATTACTCGCGCCAATGCTTACGCCCTAGGACTCCTGGTCATCCTTACCCTAGCGATTGCCATCTATTTGTTCGCCGTTATTTTTCAACCGGAGAAATTTTAAATTATGATCACAGAATTAGCGATCGCTATACGCAGTACCTTAGTTTTCTGGGTATTAACTGCAATGCTCTATCCTCTTTTGATTCTGATCATTGGTTTTGTTTTCCCCTATCAAGCTAATGGGAGTCTAATTACTGACGCTCAAGGTCAAATCATTGGTTCTGCTTTAATCGGACAAAGCTTTAATTCAGATAGATATTTCTGGAGTCGTCCTAGCACCACTAACTACAGCGAAGGGGAAGG is a window encoding:
- a CDS encoding potassium-transporting ATPase subunit F, which gives rise to MKLIHLRYKFPLAIFLSLCLNILIAPAILAAGGITRANAYALGLLVILTLAIAIYLFAVIFQPEKF